In Helianthus annuus cultivar XRQ/B chromosome 9, HanXRQr2.0-SUNRISE, whole genome shotgun sequence, the following are encoded in one genomic region:
- the LOC110875580 gene encoding uncharacterized protein LOC110875580: MPKYAKLLKDLLKRKDRLGELSNILLTGGCSAVVLNKLAEKLTDPGTFTIPCFFGVAITPAHALADLGASINLMSFSLYEKLGLGELPPTHFVVLDMEADERVPIILGRPFLRTAKFVIDVFDGKISHRAGDEIVTFEIDRAMQHPSGSDDSSGLCHSVYFLDSFISCVDRCLDFISGADLVSEVEVEEEFVDEGEEINSSWVPETLELCEVREESESKPVDTPPLELKVLPSHLELCFPKGKF, from the exons ATGCCTAAATATGCCAAACTCCTTAAGGACCTTCTTAAACGTAAGGATAGGTTAGGTGAGCTTTCAAACATCCTGTTGACCGGAGGTTGTTCTGCAGTGGTCTTGAATAAGCTAGCGGAGAAATTAACCGACCCGGGTACATTCACCATTCCTTGCTTCTTCGGGGTTGCCATTACCCCCGCTCATGCCTTAGCGGACTTAGGTGCTAGCATCAATTTGATGTCATTTTCTCTTTATGAGAAGCTAGGGTTAGGAGAGCTTCCACCCACGC ATTTCGTGGTCTTAGACATGGAGGCCGATGAAAGAGTCCCAATCATTCTTGGGCGTCCTTTCCTTCGAACCGCAAAGTTCGTCATCGACGTCTTTGACGGTAAGATTTCACATAGAGCGGGCGATGAGATAGTTACCTTTGAGATAGATAGAGCCATGCAACATCCTAGTGGTAGCGATGATTCTAGCGGTCTATGTCACTCCGTTTACTTCCTAGATTCATTCATCTCGTGCGTTGATAGGTGTCTAGATTTCATTAGTGGGGCCGACTTAGTCAGTGAGGTAGAGGTTgaagaggagtttgttgatgaggGTGAGGAAATAAATTCGTCTTGGGTTCCCGAAACCCTAGAGCTTTGTGAGGTTAGGGAAGAGAGTGAGAGTAAACCCGTAGATACTCCACCCCTAGAGCTTAAGGTTCTTCCGTCCCACCTAGAGTTATGTTTTCCTAAGGGAAAATTCTAG
- the LOC110875582 gene encoding uncharacterized protein LOC110875582, protein MANRTAYEHATTGFTGANSPITLPNITNDRSWQIPPYIMTAITNSCQFHGRDDEDAPAHINRITRLCSIFSIEGVNLEARYLQVFPLTLAGRATVWFDSLPAGTFTIWAGLRDAFLAKYFPPAKASRLRDQIHSFRMEPDEPYHLAWERFQTLLSRCSPHGLSDWALVEKFYNGLTPEIKARFNTSTGGQLMGKKTVTECIDLFESFAHSDMEYSTTSKTSIPVTTSSATRGVNQVGLDSSVAAALEGLKQELNEIKKKVDRCEVYRGHDVIDCPTLTLEQVEVIVGHSRGRFNNSNSNYNSNWRGGGNNSCFRSSGNPPGFPSSQYKNRGPGLYTSSGSGQGAQFSGSDIQRTVGGLAKQLQENPPGQFSRNTYPNPANHPAKAITTRSGKSLGEVVRESVEVEDEEEVDEEIEMEAPGKVQNRLDPASTAHTEELQVEKSVEKRPVGVSPSPSVDHSGVPYPARLKHQKYAKEYRQFLEIFKQLKINLPFIKAL, encoded by the exons ATGGCCAATAGAACCGCTTACGAACATGCCACCACCGGCTTCACCGGTGCTAATTCCCCCATCACCCTTCCCAACATTACTAATGATAGGTCCTGGCAGATTCCACCCTACATCATGACGGCCATCACTAATTCATGCCAATTCCATGGTCGTGATGATGAGGATGCTCCCGCCCACATTAACCGAATCACCCGCCTTTGCAGCATCTTCTCTATTGAAGGTGTTAATCTAGAAGCCAGGTACCTACAGGTTTTCCCATTAACTCTCGCTGGCCGCGCAACCGTCTGGTTCGATTCACTGCCAGCGGGAACATTCACCATCTGGGCAGGTTTACGAGATGCTTTCTTAGCTAAATATTTCCCACCTGCCAAAGCATCTCGTCTACGCGATCAGATCCATTCATTCCGGATGGAGCCTGATGAGCCGTATCACCTGGCCTGGGAGAGATTCCAAACTCTGCTTTCTCGTTGTTCTCCGCATGGTTTGTCGGATTGGGCACTTGTTGAAAAGTTCTACAATGGTCTCACCCCGGAGATCAAAGCCCGGTTCAATACTTCTACTGGAGGGCAACTCATGGGTAAAAAGACGGTTACTGAGTGCATTGATTTGTTTGAGAGTTTCGCCCATTCTGATATGGAATATAGCACTACCAGCAAGACTTCCATTCCTGTGACTACCTCCTCGGCCACTCGAGGGGTAAACCAAGTAGGCTTGGATTCATCGGTAGCTGCTGCTTTAGAGGGTCTTAAACAAGAGTTGAATGAGATTAAGAAAAAGGTTGATAGGTGTGAGGTTTATAGGGGGCACGACGTGATAGATTGTCCCACACTTACACTCGAGCAGGTAGAGGTTATAGTCGGTCACTCTAGGGGTCGATTTAATAATAGTAATTCAAATTATAACTCTAACTGGCGTGGTGGTGGCAATAATAGTTGTTTCCGTTCTTCCGGTAATCCTCCTGGTTTTCCATCTAGTCAGTATAAAAATAGGGGGCCCGGTCTATACACTAGTAGTGGTTCAGGTCAGGGAGCTCAGTTTAGTGGTTCAG ACATTCAGAGAACAGTAGGTGGTTTAGCTAAACAGTTACAAGAGAACCCACCAGGTCAGTTTTCAAGAAATACCTACCCGAACCCAGCAAACCATCCAGCTAAAGCTATTACTACCCGTAGTGGAAAGAGTCTAGGGGAGGTAGTTAGAGAGAGTGTAGAGGTAGAGGATGAGGAAGAGGTAGACGAGGAAATAGAGATGGAAGCTCCCGGTAAGGTGCAAAATAGGCTAgacccagcaagtaccgcacacactGAGGAGCTCCAAGTAGAAAAGAGTGTCGAAAAACGTCCCGTAGGGGTTAGTCCTTCACCGTCAGTTGATCATTCAGGCGTTCCCTACCCCGCCCGCCTTAAGCATCAAAAGTATGCTAAGGAATATAGGCAATTCTTAGAAATATTCAAACAGTTAAAAATCAACCTTCCTTTCATCAAAGCCTTATAG
- the LOC110875583 gene encoding uncharacterized protein LOC110875583 produces MKIEHNFASVAHPQANGQVECINKQIVEGIKARLGMARRGWVDELPSILWAHRTMPKTSTGETPFILVYGSEAVIPAEIGLPSPHMIATEKQNNEKERRMDLDLLEERQENAAIMEARIYPIMEELKTFEGVKISEEEKSVTEDGDKAMISESSYLFIVGFAVNVPYSFSGTTEAVD; encoded by the exons ATGAAGATCGAGCACAACTTCGCTTCTGTGGCGCACCCACAAGCAAATGGGCAGGTCGAATGTataaataaacaaattgttgAGGGCATTAAGGCGAGATTGGGGATGGCGCGCAGAGGATGGGTAGATGAGCTCCCTAGCATCTTGTGGGCTCATCGCACCATGCCAAAGACCAGTACGGGAGAGACCCCATTTATCCTGGTATACGGATCAGAGGCAGTAATACCAGCAGAAATAGGCCTCCCGTCGCCACACATGATTGCCACGGAGAAACAGAACAATGAAAAAGAACGAAGGATGGATCTTGACCTCCTCGAGGAAAGGCAGGAGAATGCGGCCATCATGGAGGCAAg gatttatccgatcaTGGAGGAGTTGAAGACATTTGAAGGAGTGAAGATTTCGGAAGAAGAGAAATCCGTGACAGAAGATGGAGATAAAGCGatgatttctg AGTCGTCTTACTTGTTTATTGTCGGTTTTGCAGTGAATGTCCCATACTCGTTCTCAGGGACCACCGAAGCCGTCGATTGA